A region from the Sorex araneus isolate mSorAra2 chromosome 6, mSorAra2.pri, whole genome shotgun sequence genome encodes:
- the GAR1 gene encoding H/ACA ribonucleoprotein complex subunit 1 produces the protein MAFRGGGRGGFHRGGGNNHFRGGGGGNFRGGGGFRGGGGGRGGFGRGGGRGGFAKGQDFGPPEHVVVLGEFLHPCEDDIVCKCTTEENKVPYFNAPVYLENKEQIGKVDEIFGQLRDFYFSVKLSENMKASSFKKLQKFYIDPYKLLPLQRFLPRPPGEKGPPRGGGRGGARGGGGGRGGRGGRGGGGFRGGRGGGGFRGGRGGGGFRGRGH, from the exons atGGCCTtccggggcggcgggcgcggcggcttCCACCGCGGCGGCGGCAACAACCACttccgaggcggcggcggcggcaacttccgaggcggcggcggcttccgaggcggcggcggcggccggggcggcttcggccggggcggggggcgcgggggcttcGCCAAGGGCCAGGACTTCGGGCCCCCCGAGCACGTGGTCG ttttgggagagttcctgcACCCCTGCGAAGACGACATCGTGTGTAAGTGTACCACGGAAGAGAACAAGGTGCCTTACTTCAACGCGCCCGTGTACCTGGAGAACAAGGAGCAGATCGGCAAAGTGGACGAGATCTTCGGCCAGCTCAGAGACTTT TATTTTTCAGTCAaattgtcagaaaacatgaaggcTTCTTCCTTTAAGAAACTGCAGAAG TTCTACATCGACCCCTACAAGCTGCTGCCCCTGCAGAGGTTcctgccccggcccccggggGAGAAGGGGCCTCCCCGAGGTGGCGGCAGAGGAGGGGCCCGCGGCGGTGGCGGTGGCCGAGGCGGCAGAGGCGGGCGAGGAGGAG GTGGTTTCCGAGGAGGCCGAGGAGGCGGCGGCTTCAGAGGTGGACGAGGGGGTGGCGGCTTCAGAG GGAGAGGACATTAG